One genomic window of Undibacterium cyanobacteriorum includes the following:
- the mfd gene encoding transcription-repair coupling factor translates to MSYDYIKALAKAGNRFVLPNTHGSSDAYVLAQAAQHLKQENRLLIVFVASPSEAQRILQEIPWFATDLRCHLLPDWETLPYDAFSPHQDLVSERLATLYEVSTGNCDVLIVPASTALVRMAPPSFLAAFTFFFKQGEILNEAKLKSQLTLAGYSHVSQVMSPGEYSVRGGLIDLFPMGSVLPYRIDLFGDTIESIRTFDADTQRSLYPVKEVRLLPGREFPMDENGRAAFRQRWREQFEGDPSRSTVYKDIGNGIASAGIEYYLPLFFEQTASLFDYLPKDTYFALQGDIESSIQSFWNETRSRYNFLKSDRERPVLAPEAIFLRDEDFFGELKNQARWVISKADAGSEISSPLPAIAVNRRADDPLTNLRSFLLQSDKRVLICAETAGRRETLQQYFSDFDFDLPVVENFEDFLSAPHKLALGIAPLHNGFQLEQFAFITETELYAGSGKRIGRKKQEAVTQVEHMVRDLSELKIGDPVVHSNHGIGRYMGLVSMDLGEGEMEFLHLEYAKDTKLYVPVSQLHVISRYSGANPDDAPLHALGSGQWEKAKRKAAQQIRDTAAELLNLYARRALRTGHAFEYSAHDYVAFAESFGFDETPDQAAAINAVISDMTSGKPMDRLICGDVGFGKTEVALRAAFVAVMGGKQVAILAPTTLLAEQHAQTFSDRFANWPVRIAELSRFRTGKEISQAIKGMGDGTVDIVIGTHKLLSEDVKFSRLGLVIIDEEHRFGVRQKETLKALRAEVDVLTLTATPIPRTLGMALEGLRDFSVIATAPQKRLAIKTFVRSESDSVIREACLRELKRGGQVYFLHNEVETIENRKAMLEALLPEARIGVGHGQMNERDLEKVMRDFVAQRYNILLCTTIIETGIDVPSANTIIMHRADKFGLAQLHQLRGRVGRSHHQAYAYLLVHDVQGLTKQANRRLEAIQQMEELGSGFYLAMHDLEIRGAGEVLGDNQSGEMHEIGFQMYSDMLNEAVRALKAGKEPDLAAPLATTTEINLHIPALLPSEFCGDVHERLSIYKRLANCNKQDAIDDLQEEMIDRFGKLPEPVKSLLETHRLRVAAKPLGIVKIDAHSEAATLQFEPQPPIDAMRIIELVQKNKHIKLNGQDKLRITANMPDLAARVAQIKSTLKALH, encoded by the coding sequence ATGTCTTACGACTATATCAAAGCTCTCGCAAAAGCCGGCAACCGTTTTGTTTTACCCAATACTCATGGATCAAGTGATGCGTATGTACTAGCGCAAGCAGCGCAGCATCTAAAGCAAGAAAACCGATTACTGATTGTGTTCGTCGCAAGCCCAAGCGAGGCACAGCGAATCTTGCAAGAAATTCCGTGGTTTGCTACCGATCTGCGCTGCCATTTACTGCCCGATTGGGAAACCTTGCCCTATGATGCTTTCTCACCACATCAAGATTTGGTCTCGGAACGTTTGGCGACCCTATACGAGGTAAGCACAGGGAACTGCGATGTACTCATCGTACCGGCGAGCACCGCGCTGGTGCGAATGGCACCGCCCTCCTTTCTTGCTGCCTTCACCTTCTTCTTTAAACAAGGTGAAATACTGAATGAAGCCAAACTCAAATCGCAATTAACGCTGGCAGGCTATAGTCATGTTTCTCAAGTGATGTCGCCAGGTGAATATTCGGTACGTGGTGGCTTGATCGATTTATTCCCTATGGGCTCGGTGCTTCCATACCGGATCGATTTATTTGGCGACACGATTGAGAGCATTCGTACTTTTGATGCAGATACGCAGCGTTCGCTTTATCCGGTCAAAGAAGTTCGATTGCTCCCGGGTCGAGAATTCCCCATGGACGAAAATGGACGCGCCGCCTTCCGTCAACGTTGGCGCGAACAATTCGAGGGCGATCCCTCACGGTCTACGGTGTATAAAGACATCGGTAACGGCATCGCCTCAGCTGGTATTGAATATTATCTGCCGCTGTTTTTCGAGCAAACTGCAAGCCTCTTCGACTACCTTCCCAAAGATACCTACTTCGCACTTCAAGGCGATATTGAGAGTTCGATCCAAAGTTTTTGGAATGAAACGCGGTCACGCTATAACTTTCTCAAATCTGATCGCGAGCGCCCTGTCTTGGCACCTGAAGCGATCTTTTTGCGTGACGAGGATTTCTTTGGCGAACTGAAAAACCAAGCACGTTGGGTCATCTCAAAAGCCGATGCGGGTTCAGAAATTTCTAGCCCACTACCCGCGATCGCCGTCAATCGCAGGGCAGATGATCCACTCACGAATTTACGTAGCTTCTTGCTACAGAGTGATAAGCGTGTCTTGATCTGCGCCGAAACCGCCGGGCGTCGTGAGACATTACAACAGTACTTCAGTGACTTCGATTTCGACCTCCCTGTAGTCGAGAACTTTGAAGATTTTCTGAGCGCACCACACAAGCTCGCACTCGGCATTGCACCGCTGCACAATGGTTTCCAGCTTGAACAATTCGCGTTTATCACCGAAACCGAGCTATACGCAGGATCAGGAAAACGGATCGGACGCAAGAAACAAGAAGCGGTGACGCAAGTCGAGCACATGGTGCGCGACTTATCTGAACTGAAGATTGGTGATCCGGTCGTCCATAGCAACCACGGTATCGGTCGCTATATGGGCTTAGTTAGTATGGATCTCGGGGAAGGCGAGATGGAGTTTTTGCATCTCGAATATGCGAAGGACACCAAGCTCTACGTTCCAGTCTCGCAATTACACGTGATTTCGCGTTATTCCGGCGCCAACCCAGATGATGCGCCTTTACACGCATTGGGTTCTGGTCAATGGGAGAAAGCGAAACGTAAAGCGGCCCAACAAATTCGGGATACGGCTGCAGAATTACTGAACCTCTATGCGCGCCGTGCTTTACGTACTGGGCACGCTTTCGAATATTCAGCGCACGACTATGTCGCCTTCGCTGAAAGTTTCGGATTCGATGAAACACCGGATCAAGCAGCAGCGATTAATGCGGTTATCAGCGACATGACTTCTGGCAAACCGATGGATCGTCTGATTTGCGGCGATGTCGGCTTTGGTAAAACCGAGGTTGCCTTGCGTGCTGCCTTCGTGGCGGTAATGGGGGGCAAACAGGTTGCCATCTTGGCGCCGACCACCCTACTCGCTGAACAACACGCACAGACTTTCAGTGATCGTTTCGCCAATTGGCCTGTGCGTATCGCCGAACTTTCCCGTTTTAGAACGGGCAAAGAAATCAGTCAAGCCATCAAAGGCATGGGCGATGGGACGGTGGATATTGTCATCGGTACTCACAAATTACTTTCTGAGGATGTGAAATTTTCGCGTCTCGGCCTCGTTATCATCGACGAGGAACATCGCTTTGGTGTACGACAGAAAGAGACACTGAAGGCCCTTCGTGCAGAAGTCGACGTGCTCACATTAACGGCAACACCGATACCAAGAACCTTGGGCATGGCACTCGAAGGTCTACGTGATTTCTCTGTGATTGCTACCGCTCCGCAAAAACGTTTGGCGATCAAAACTTTCGTTCGCAGCGAAAGTGATTCTGTGATTCGCGAAGCCTGTTTGCGTGAACTCAAGCGCGGCGGTCAAGTCTACTTCTTACACAATGAAGTCGAAACGATTGAGAATCGTAAAGCGATGTTGGAAGCCTTATTACCAGAAGCACGCATCGGTGTCGGCCATGGTCAAATGAATGAGCGCGACTTGGAAAAAGTGATGCGTGACTTCGTCGCTCAGCGCTATAACATCTTATTGTGCACTACCATTATCGAGACCGGTATTGACGTTCCAAGTGCGAACACCATCATCATGCATAGAGCCGATAAATTCGGTCTTGCACAGTTACATCAATTACGCGGACGCGTTGGACGTTCACATCACCAAGCCTATGCTTACCTCTTGGTGCATGATGTGCAAGGGTTGACCAAACAAGCTAACCGTCGACTCGAAGCGATTCAACAGATGGAAGAATTGGGTAGTGGCTTCTATTTGGCGATGCATGATTTGGAAATTCGCGGCGCGGGCGAAGTCCTTGGTGATAATCAATCGGGCGAAATGCACGAAATCGGTTTCCAAATGTATTCCGATATGTTGAACGAAGCGGTGCGCGCGCTGAAGGCCGGTAAAGAACCTGATCTAGCTGCACCCCTCGCTACCACCACCGAAATTAATCTACATATCCCGGCGCTTTTACCGAGCGAATTCTGTGGAGATGTGCACGAGCGTTTGTCTATCTACAAACGTCTGGCCAATTGCAACAAGCAAGACGCCATCGATGATCTGCAAGAAGAGATGATCGATCGCTTCGGGAAACTCCCCGAACCGGTCAAGTCACTTCTCGAAACTCATCGCTTACGCGTTGCAGCCAAACCTTTGGGTATCGTCAAGATCGATGCTCATAGCGAAGCCGCCACCTTACAATTCGAACCTCAACCTCCAATCGATGCGATGCGCATCATTGAACTGGTGCAGAAAAATAAGCATATCAAGCTCAATGGTCAAGACAAACTCAGGATCACGGCAAATATGCCCGACCTCGCCGCGCGCGTCGCTCAGATCAAATCAACTTTGAAGGCGCTTCACTGA
- the serB gene encoding phosphoserine phosphatase SerB, producing MKPSNLVLQSATGSLIMQQGLIQEFALALNAKITEQMANGCIRLHQISLSDDLRESIEHRCFQAKIDLFWESQQRQLSDFKLVAMDMDSTLITIECIDEIADMQGLKPQVSEITEAAMRGELDFQESLQRRVALLKGLDANALDRVFEERLRLSPGAEIMLQNVQRAGLKTLLVSGGFTFFTKRLQQALQLDYTHANELEIIDGKLTGKVIGTIVDAEEKKRTVERVCSELGISPSQAIVMGDGANDLKMMSIAGLSVAFRAKPVVRKQASLALNFNGLHGALNYL from the coding sequence ATGAAACCAAGTAATCTCGTTTTGCAAAGCGCTACAGGCTCCTTGATCATGCAACAGGGGCTCATACAAGAATTCGCGCTCGCTTTAAATGCGAAAATCACGGAGCAAATGGCGAATGGATGTATCCGCTTGCATCAAATCAGTTTAAGCGATGATTTGCGTGAAAGTATCGAGCATCGCTGTTTCCAAGCGAAAATCGACCTTTTCTGGGAATCACAGCAACGCCAATTGAGTGACTTCAAATTGGTGGCGATGGATATGGATTCGACCTTAATCACCATTGAATGCATCGATGAGATCGCCGATATGCAAGGCCTAAAACCACAGGTCTCTGAAATTACCGAAGCAGCGATGCGTGGTGAGCTCGACTTTCAAGAAAGTTTACAACGACGCGTGGCTTTACTGAAAGGCTTAGATGCCAACGCTCTAGACCGTGTCTTTGAAGAGCGCCTACGTTTATCACCGGGGGCTGAAATCATGCTGCAAAACGTACAACGAGCCGGTCTCAAAACGCTGCTAGTTTCTGGTGGCTTCACCTTCTTTACCAAACGTTTACAGCAAGCCTTACAACTCGACTATACCCATGCTAACGAACTGGAAATCATCGATGGCAAACTCACTGGGAAAGTCATCGGCACGATTGTCGATGCGGAGGAAAAGAAACGCACCGTAGAACGCGTCTGCTCAGAGTTAGGCATTTCACCCTCGCAAGCCATCGTCATGGGTGATGGGGCCAACGATCTCAAAATGATGTCTATCGCAGGTCTCTCAGTGGCCTTCCGAGCGAAACCTGTGGTACGCAAGCAAGCTTCTTTAGCCCTCAACTTCAATGGTTTGCACGGCGCCCTCAATTACCTCTGA
- a CDS encoding SIMPL domain-containing protein, with the protein MISFKKCLQLVLLGAAMIVKMVYAGDLPNHRFIHASGEVVRAYSADMGEINFELTELHPAPEKCLELMLRDSEDVFKLLRELGISDDDILAANIKRFISPVEYLDTPENQKKYRLMRSFHVVVRDLQQWDQLIKGLTRNPSLGNFTVNFGRSDLSQVQAEMLNLALEDAKIQAKNMSNMLGVKLDVVTGVSQTSLTAVASALGLGGTPPVRDRSPKMTLIPRDFSVPAQLRFSMSVNVMYRIK; encoded by the coding sequence ATGATTTCATTTAAAAAATGTTTGCAGCTCGTCTTGTTGGGAGCCGCGATGATAGTGAAAATGGTGTACGCCGGTGATTTACCGAATCATCGTTTTATCCACGCCAGTGGTGAAGTAGTGCGGGCCTATTCTGCTGATATGGGAGAGATTAATTTCGAGTTAACTGAACTACATCCCGCCCCCGAAAAGTGTCTTGAATTGATGTTGAGGGATAGTGAGGATGTTTTCAAACTATTGCGTGAACTCGGTATCAGTGACGACGATATCCTCGCTGCGAATATCAAGCGCTTTATTAGTCCCGTCGAATATTTAGATACTCCCGAAAATCAAAAGAAATATCGCTTGATGCGATCATTTCATGTGGTTGTGCGAGATCTTCAACAGTGGGATCAGCTGATCAAGGGATTGACGCGTAATCCTTCGCTCGGTAATTTTACCGTCAATTTCGGTCGTAGCGATCTCAGTCAAGTTCAGGCGGAAATGTTGAACCTTGCATTGGAAGATGCCAAGATTCAAGCCAAGAATATGTCGAATATGTTGGGCGTGAAGCTCGACGTCGTGACCGGTGTTTCTCAGACATCATTGACTGCGGTGGCGAGCGCATTAGGTTTGGGTGGAACGCCACCCGTGCGAGATCGTAGCCCGAAAATGACACTCATTCCTCGAGATTTTTCGGTGCCTGCGCAATTACGTTTCTCGATGAGTGTGAACGTGATGTATCGCATCAAGTAA
- the ispD gene encoding 2-C-methyl-D-erythritol 4-phosphate cytidylyltransferase, with amino-acid sequence MNLKSSYFVLIPAAGVGARMGSSQPKQYLQIDGVSVLQYAVNAFLACAKVSKIFVVVSANDAYIRQHLIANERVEVLYCGGATRAETVSNGLQTLLENRSVGKNDWMMVHDAARPGLTPALVEKLIKNIPDESVGGLLAQPVIDTVKQVLNGRVHTIPRETIWLAQTPQMFRSQNLLDALKRAPAVTDEASAIEFAGGSPILVESESRNRKLTRPEDLDFFKNLLSRDGGGSVTTESENA; translated from the coding sequence ATGAATCTAAAGAGTTCGTATTTCGTATTAATTCCCGCTGCGGGCGTTGGGGCTCGCATGGGAAGCTCGCAACCAAAACAATATTTGCAGATTGATGGCGTCTCCGTATTGCAGTACGCGGTGAATGCATTTTTAGCCTGCGCTAAGGTCAGCAAGATCTTTGTGGTGGTTAGCGCTAATGACGCTTACATCAGACAACATTTAATTGCGAATGAACGAGTCGAAGTTTTGTATTGCGGTGGTGCGACTCGCGCTGAAACAGTCAGCAATGGACTTCAAACTTTGCTCGAGAATCGCAGTGTAGGTAAGAACGACTGGATGATGGTGCACGATGCTGCGCGTCCAGGATTGACTCCCGCCTTGGTTGAGAAATTGATCAAAAATATTCCAGATGAATCAGTCGGCGGCCTCTTAGCGCAACCGGTGATCGATACGGTGAAGCAGGTGTTAAATGGTCGTGTTCATACCATTCCGCGCGAAACGATTTGGCTTGCTCAAACACCGCAAATGTTTCGCTCGCAAAACCTGCTCGACGCATTGAAGCGCGCACCAGCAGTGACCGATGAAGCTAGTGCAATTGAATTTGCGGGCGGATCACCCATATTGGTGGAAAGCGAGTCGCGTAATCGTAAGTTGACGCGACCGGAAGATCTCGATTTTTTTAAAAACTTACTCAGCCGCGACGGTGGCGGCAGTGTTACTACAGAAAGTGAAAACGCATGA